A stretch of the candidate division KSB1 bacterium genome encodes the following:
- a CDS encoding dihydroorotase codes for MNQPKPAHKVLFKGATLLDLESGKESPADLLIVDGVIAELGKLDIPSFDGELIDASGTVVVPGLMDMHVHLREPGREDEETVESGCRAAMAGGFTAICPMPNTEPPADKREVLDFLRDRARGQLVELFPIAAVSKGRKGEEIAEMGELVDAGAVAFSDDGDPVHNAAVMRRALEYAKMFGRPVIDHCEERSLTAGGAMNEGFVSTNLGLPGMPAVAEEIIVARDLALAKYTGGRLHVAHVSTAGSVELIRRARAEGVQVTCEVTPHHLILTDQAVVGFDTNTKMNPPLRTAADVEALRAGLRDGTIQVIASDHAPHAVEEKDVEYAAAPFGIIGLETSLALVLRELVGRQVLTLAQALRAMSAGPRQVLGLEQLKVEKGARANLTFIDPHAEWVVDTSRLESKCRNTPFAGWKLRGRVFALVNRGLYWRAVR; via the coding sequence GTGAACCAGCCTAAACCTGCGCACAAAGTGCTGTTCAAGGGGGCGACACTCTTGGACCTGGAAAGCGGCAAGGAGTCGCCCGCCGATCTGCTCATCGTCGATGGAGTGATTGCGGAGCTGGGCAAGTTAGATATCCCATCCTTTGACGGCGAGCTCATCGATGCCAGCGGCACGGTCGTAGTGCCGGGGTTGATGGACATGCACGTCCACCTGCGGGAGCCCGGGCGCGAGGATGAGGAGACCGTGGAGAGCGGCTGCCGGGCAGCCATGGCGGGTGGCTTCACTGCGATCTGTCCGATGCCCAACACCGAGCCTCCTGCGGACAAACGCGAGGTGCTGGATTTTCTCCGCGATCGGGCGCGCGGTCAGCTTGTGGAGCTGTTTCCCATTGCCGCGGTGTCCAAGGGGCGCAAGGGTGAGGAGATCGCCGAGATGGGCGAGCTGGTAGATGCCGGTGCCGTGGCCTTTTCTGACGATGGCGACCCGGTGCACAATGCGGCGGTGATGCGCCGTGCCCTGGAATATGCAAAGATGTTCGGCCGCCCGGTCATCGACCACTGCGAGGAACGCAGCTTGACAGCCGGCGGCGCGATGAACGAGGGCTTTGTGTCCACCAATCTGGGGCTCCCCGGGATGCCTGCAGTTGCCGAGGAGATTATCGTGGCCCGCGACCTCGCCTTGGCCAAATACACTGGCGGCAGGCTCCATGTGGCGCACGTCTCCACCGCCGGCTCGGTGGAGCTCATCCGACGGGCACGCGCCGAAGGGGTGCAGGTGACCTGCGAGGTCACGCCTCACCATCTGATTCTGACTGACCAGGCAGTGGTGGGATTCGACACCAACACCAAGATGAATCCGCCCTTGCGCACAGCCGCTGATGTGGAGGCCCTGCGTGCAGGGCTGCGCGACGGCACCATCCAGGTAATCGCCTCTGACCACGCACCCCACGCCGTGGAAGAGAAGGACGTGGAGTACGCGGCGGCACCATTCGGCATTATTGGGCTGGAAACAAGCTTGGCCCTGGTGCTGCGCGAGCTGGTGGGCCGCCAGGTACTCACTTTGGCGCAGGCCCTGCGGGCCATGAGCGCCGGTCCCCGCCAGGTACTGGGCCTGGAGCAGCTGAAAGTGGAGAAGGGGGCGAGGGCAAATCTCACGTTTATCGATCCGCACGCGGAGTGGGTTGTGGACACCAGCCGCCTTGAGTCCAAGTGCCGCAATACGCCCTTTGCGGGATGGAAGCTGCGGGGACGGGTATTTGCATTAGTAAACCGAGGGCTATACTGGCGCGCGGTACGGTAA
- a CDS encoding aspartate carbamoyltransferase catalytic subunit: MEFRRKHLLELEGMTREELSLILDTAEAFREVLERPIPKVPTLRAVTVANVFFEPSTRTRLSFELAEKRLSADLVSFSAATSSVLKGETLKDTARNIQAMKVDMVVIRHSAAGAPHFLSRCLEASVINAGDGCHEHPTQGLLDMMTLRHKFGRLEGLKVAIVGDIEHSRVARSNLHGLRTMGAEVLLCGPSTLMPVEAERWGVPVTHDLDEAISWADALNVLRIQRERQAAGLFPSLREYHARFGVTRRRLERAKKEITILHPGPINRGVEIESDLADSEFSVILDQVTNGVAVRMAVLYLLAGAQGALEGS, encoded by the coding sequence ATGGAGTTCCGCCGCAAGCACCTCCTGGAATTGGAGGGGATGACCCGCGAGGAGCTCAGCCTCATTCTGGACACTGCCGAGGCTTTCCGTGAGGTGTTGGAGCGCCCGATCCCCAAGGTGCCCACGCTGCGCGCCGTCACCGTGGCAAACGTGTTCTTCGAGCCCTCCACGCGCACGCGCCTGTCATTCGAGCTGGCAGAAAAGCGGCTCTCGGCCGACCTGGTCAGCTTTTCGGCGGCTACCTCCTCAGTACTCAAAGGAGAGACGCTAAAGGACACGGCGCGCAACATCCAGGCCATGAAGGTGGACATGGTGGTGATTCGTCACAGCGCCGCGGGCGCCCCCCACTTTCTCAGCCGGTGCCTGGAGGCGTCGGTGATCAATGCCGGGGATGGGTGCCATGAGCATCCCACCCAGGGGCTCTTGGACATGATGACCCTGCGCCACAAGTTCGGCCGCTTGGAGGGGCTGAAGGTGGCCATTGTGGGCGACATCGAACACAGTCGCGTGGCGCGCTCCAATTTGCACGGGCTGCGCACCATGGGCGCGGAGGTCTTGCTGTGCGGGCCCTCCACCCTCATGCCCGTTGAGGCAGAGCGCTGGGGCGTGCCGGTGACCCATGACCTGGATGAGGCCATCTCCTGGGCCGACGCGCTGAACGTGCTGCGCATTCAGCGGGAGCGGCAAGCGGCAGGACTTTTCCCTTCGCTGCGAGAGTATCACGCCCGCTTTGGAGTCACCCGGCGCCGGCTGGAGCGGGCCAAGAAGGAGATCACCATCCTCCACCCCGGTCCCATCAACCGGGGCGTGGAGATTGAGAGCGACCTGGCGGATAGCGAGTTTTCCGTGATCCTTGATCAGGTGACCAACGGCGTGGCTGTGCGCATGGCCGTGCTCTACCTGCTGGCCGGCGCACAGGGGGCGCTGGAAGGGTCATGA